A window of the Xiashengella succiniciproducens genome harbors these coding sequences:
- a CDS encoding nucleoside recognition domain-containing protein, protein MVLNYIWIAFFVVAFIVALVRLIVFQDYEVFPELVNSTFDYARIGFETSLGLTGVLTLWLGFMKIAEKGGMVSLMSKAIGPLFSRLFPSLPKNHPAYGSMMMNFAANMLGLDNAATPMGLKAMDEMQNVNPQKDRASDAQIMFLVLNTSGLTIIPISIMVYRAQLGAANPADIFLPIMLATFFSTMAGLISVAIVQRIKLHDPVVLAYLGGASALVGALLWGLSRLDGDQLRTVSLLTANLMLFAFIIVFIVRALIKKINVYEAFIEGGKEGFGVAIKIIPYLIAILVGIGVFRASGAMDFLIDGIAWVIAQLGIDTRFVDALPTALMKPLSGSGARGMMIDTMNAFGADSFAGRLACIMQGSTETTFYVLALYFGSVGIKNTRYALPCGLLADLAGIIAAILIGYMFFG, encoded by the coding sequence ATGGTACTTAACTATATTTGGATAGCGTTTTTTGTGGTTGCCTTTATTGTAGCACTTGTAAGGCTTATTGTCTTTCAGGACTATGAAGTTTTTCCCGAACTGGTTAACTCGACGTTTGACTATGCCCGTATAGGATTTGAGACATCCCTGGGACTGACCGGAGTACTTACTCTCTGGTTGGGCTTTATGAAGATTGCCGAAAAGGGAGGCATGGTATCCCTGATGTCAAAAGCTATCGGCCCTCTGTTCAGCCGTTTGTTTCCCTCCCTCCCCAAGAACCACCCTGCCTACGGTTCGATGATGATGAACTTTGCAGCTAATATGCTGGGCCTTGATAATGCCGCTACTCCAATGGGACTCAAGGCCATGGATGAGATGCAGAATGTAAATCCTCAAAAAGACAGGGCTTCAGATGCCCAGATTATGTTTCTTGTGCTCAACACCTCAGGGCTTACCATTATACCAATATCCATAATGGTGTACAGAGCACAGCTGGGGGCTGCCAACCCTGCCGATATTTTCCTGCCTATAATGCTTGCAACCTTCTTTTCTACTATGGCAGGCCTTATTTCAGTGGCTATTGTGCAGCGTATCAAACTGCATGATCCGGTAGTATTGGCCTATCTGGGTGGAGCAAGTGCCCTGGTGGGCGCCTTGTTGTGGGGACTCTCAAGACTTGACGGGGATCAGCTCAGGACCGTATCATTACTGACGGCAAACCTGATGCTTTTTGCCTTTATTATTGTCTTTATTGTCAGGGCCTTAATCAAGAAGATCAATGTCTATGAAGCCTTTATCGAAGGAGGCAAGGAAGGCTTTGGAGTTGCAATAAAGATTATCCCCTATCTGATTGCAATACTTGTAGGAATAGGGGTGTTCAGGGCTTCCGGGGCTATGGACTTTCTTATTGACGGTATTGCCTGGGTGATAGCTCAGCTTGGTATTGACACCCGCTTTGTGGATGCGCTGCCCACCGCACTGATGAAACCATTGAGCGGTAGTGGTGCCAGGGGAATGATGATAGATACGATGAACGCCTTCGGGGCTGATTCATTTGCAGGACGCCTTGCCTGCATAATGCAGGGCTCGACTGAGACAACCTTTTATGTTCTGGCATTGTATTTCGGCTCTGTTGGAATAAAGAATACAAGATACGCACTGCCATGTGGCCTTCTGGCCGACCTGGCAGGGATAATAGCTGCAATACTGATAGGCTATATGTTTTTCGGATAA
- a CDS encoding pyridoxamine 5'-phosphate oxidase family protein, whose translation MKTREHKDQNIIDSVIKNCEICFVGLVTHQGPYVIPMNFGYRDGKLFLHSAPEGTAVEALEADPRVSICFCKGGKLVYQHKEVACSYSMHSTSVVVKGKVSFIEDMDSKREALDIIMENYTNMSFTYSDPAVRNVKVWQIEIEEITCKEFGIPNSQYRQKYL comes from the coding sequence ATGAAGACAAGGGAACATAAAGATCAGAACATAATAGATTCAGTAATAAAGAATTGTGAGATTTGCTTCGTAGGTCTTGTCACCCATCAAGGGCCCTATGTTATACCGATGAATTTCGGATATAGGGATGGAAAGCTCTTCCTGCACAGCGCGCCGGAAGGAACGGCTGTCGAGGCACTTGAAGCCGACCCCAGAGTCAGTATCTGTTTCTGTAAAGGAGGTAAGCTGGTATATCAGCACAAGGAAGTTGCCTGCAGCTATAGCATGCACTCGACAAGTGTGGTTGTAAAAGGAAAGGTAAGCTTTATCGAAGATATGGACAGTAAACGCGAGGCTCTGGATATTATAATGGAGAACTATACCAATATGTCCTTCACATACTCCGATCCGGCAGTTCGCAATGTCAAAGTCTGGCAGATTGAGATTGAAGAAATAACCTGTAAGGAATTCGGGATACCCAATTCACAATATAGACAGAAATACTTATAA
- the dnaG gene encoding DNA primase encodes MIDQAIVERIVEQAQSQITEIVSDYVNLKRRGVNYIGKCPFHNEKTPSFIVSPSKGIFKCFGCGKGGNAVNFLMEHEQISFVEAVIMLGRRFHITIEEKVPTPEELEQQTERESMMLVTEYAAKFFTKSLYETDEGQSVGLGYLRQRGIRDDIIRKFQLGYSPEQRDALTKQALVHGYKLQYLEKTGLTIVRDDYKADRFRGRVIFPILSLSGKVIGFGGRIIKNDPNTAKYLNSPESEIYHKSRILYGIYQARQEIVRQDCTYLVEGYTDVLSFHQAGICNVVASSGTALTLEQIQLMSRFSHNVTFIFDGDPAGIKASLRGIDMVLAEGMNIKVLLLPDGHDPDSFAKSMSGEELVEYIRSHETDFIRFKTSVLMQDSANDPIKKAQVIQDIIRTISVIPDLIVQSVYVKECSQLLGVEEAFLYDGIRKLKLKEQSRNVSRRPTPSAPQPETQARDLPPLTDNPLENEEREVLRYLIKYGSETLGPVTSGEEVRDMTVGEFIIHEIRQDELSSLNPIHNLILDEYEANMLSPEFVPHRYFVGHPNPSVSTLATDLIAREYRLSRIHTRYGDVKTDEDILDQLVPRIVTELKWKFLKTRIEHLTMEMKTVQEEGNNERLLDLMKEINLLQNALKLISHQHGERTIIK; translated from the coding sequence ATGATTGACCAGGCCATAGTAGAACGCATCGTAGAGCAAGCCCAGAGCCAGATTACAGAAATCGTATCCGATTATGTAAATCTGAAAAGGCGCGGTGTCAACTATATTGGCAAGTGCCCCTTCCACAATGAAAAGACACCTTCCTTTATAGTTTCCCCCTCCAAAGGGATATTCAAATGCTTTGGCTGTGGTAAGGGCGGTAATGCTGTCAACTTCCTGATGGAGCACGAGCAGATCAGCTTCGTGGAGGCTGTCATAATGCTCGGACGCAGGTTTCATATAACTATAGAGGAGAAGGTACCCACACCCGAAGAACTTGAGCAGCAGACCGAAAGGGAAAGCATGATGCTTGTGACCGAGTATGCAGCTAAGTTCTTTACTAAGTCTCTATATGAAACCGACGAGGGACAGTCGGTTGGACTTGGTTACCTCAGGCAGCGCGGCATTCGGGATGACATAATCAGGAAGTTTCAACTGGGTTACTCTCCCGAACAACGAGATGCACTTACAAAGCAGGCTCTGGTGCATGGCTATAAGCTCCAGTACCTTGAGAAAACGGGACTTACAATAGTTCGTGATGACTATAAAGCCGATCGCTTCAGAGGTAGAGTAATCTTTCCCATCCTTAGTCTTTCGGGTAAGGTTATTGGTTTCGGAGGCCGTATTATCAAAAACGACCCCAACACAGCCAAGTACCTCAACTCGCCTGAGTCTGAGATCTATCACAAAAGCCGCATTCTTTATGGTATCTACCAGGCTCGTCAGGAGATTGTAAGGCAGGACTGCACCTATCTGGTGGAGGGTTATACTGACGTACTTTCCTTTCATCAGGCCGGAATATGCAATGTGGTAGCCAGTTCTGGAACCGCCCTGACTCTGGAACAGATCCAGCTGATGTCGCGCTTTTCGCACAATGTGACCTTTATCTTCGACGGTGACCCTGCCGGTATCAAAGCCTCATTGAGGGGTATCGACATGGTACTTGCCGAAGGCATGAATATTAAAGTGCTGTTGCTTCCTGACGGCCACGACCCCGACAGCTTTGCAAAGTCAATGAGTGGGGAAGAGCTTGTGGAATATATAAGAAGCCACGAGACCGACTTTATCAGGTTTAAAACCTCTGTCCTCATGCAGGATAGCGCCAATGACCCGATAAAAAAGGCCCAGGTAATCCAGGATATTATACGCACTATATCTGTGATTCCGGATCTAATAGTACAATCGGTCTATGTAAAGGAATGCAGCCAGTTGCTGGGAGTGGAAGAAGCCTTCCTGTATGACGGCATTAGGAAACTGAAACTAAAAGAACAAAGCAGGAACGTAAGCAGACGGCCGACACCGTCTGCTCCTCAGCCTGAGACACAGGCACGTGATCTGCCACCACTTACCGATAATCCTCTCGAAAACGAGGAAAGGGAAGTCCTTCGTTACCTTATAAAATATGGAAGCGAAACTCTTGGTCCCGTAACCAGTGGTGAGGAGGTCAGAGATATGACAGTGGGTGAGTTTATTATCCATGAGATCAGGCAGGATGAGCTTAGCAGCCTCAACCCCATTCATAATCTGATACTTGATGAATACGAGGCGAATATGCTTTCACCTGAGTTTGTGCCTCACCGTTACTTTGTGGGACACCCCAACCCTTCAGTCAGTACCCTTGCTACTGACCTGATTGCAAGAGAATACCGGCTGAGCAGGATACATACAAGGTATGGGGATGTCAAGACTGACGAAGACATCCTGGATCAGCTGGTCCCCAGGATTGTAACCGAACTCAAATGGAAGTTCCTAAAGACCAGAATTGAGCACCTTACAATGGAGATGAAGACCGTTCAGGAAGAAGGGAATAACGAAAGGCTTTTGGATCTGATGAAGGAGATAAATCTGCTGCAGAATGCCCTAAAACTTATTTCACATCAACATGGGGAACGGACCATTATTAAATAA